The DNA region GCGGTTCACCCCCGGTCCCGTGGACGTGCTCGACCACGCGAGCCGAGGGTTCACCTTCGGGAGCAAGATGGGGATCGACGCGACGCGGAAGTGGAAGGAGGAGGGCTTCACCCGCGAGTGGCCCGGCAGGATCCGCATGGACGACGAGACCCGCCGCCGCGTGGACCAGATGTGGAGCAAGCTTGGCATCTCGCTCGAGCCGCGGCGCCGGCCGTGACGGCGCGCGAGGGGCAGACGTTCGCGGGCGAATCGCTGGTCGTCCGCTACGCCAATCTGGTCAAGCTGCCGCACACCGTGTTCGCGCTGCCGTTTGCGCTGTTGGGCGTGCTCGCCGCGTCGTGGCGTGCGGCGGTGACGTGGCGCGTGGTGGCGCTCGTCGTGGTGGCGTTCTCGGCCGCGCGCTGGGTGGCAATGGCGTTCAACCGGATCGCCGATCGTTGGTACGATGCCCGGAACCCGCGCACGCAGAGCCGCGAGCTGCCGCGCGGCGCGCTCACACCGGCGCAGGCATGGGCGTCGGTCGTGGTGGCGGCCGCGCTGTTCGTCGCCGCGGCGGCGCTGCTCAATCCGCTCTGCCTCGCATTGAGTCCCGTGGCGATCGCATGGATCATGGTATATAGCCTCTCCAAGCGCTTCACCTGGTGGCCGCACCTCTGGCTCGGGCTCGGGCTCGCGATCGCGCCGGTGGGCGGCTACCTCGCGGTGACCGGCCGCTGGAGTGACCCGGCGTGGCTGCTCGTCGCCATCGTGGTCGGCGTCGCGACCTGGGTGGCGGGGTTCGACATCTTCTACGCCATGCCGGACGCAAGTTTCGACCGCGCGCATGGGCTCCGGAGTGCGGTCGTGCGGCTCGGCATCCCACGCAGCATCCTCGCGGCCAAGCTCCTTCACGGCATCACGATTCCGGCGCTCGCCTTGTTCGGCTGGGGCGCCGGGTTTGGAGGGCTCTACTACGTGGGGCTCATCGTCGCGGCGGCGATCCTCTGCTACGAGCACAGCCTCGTGCGCCCCGGCGATCTCTCCCGGCTCGACCTCGCGTTCTTCACGATGAACGGCGTTATGTCGCTCACCGTGTTCGGGTTCGCGCTCGCGGACCGGCTCGTCGCGTGAGGCGCCCGTGAGCCGCCATCCGACGGTGCTCGCCATGACCGGTGCCTCCGGCGCTCCGTACGGAGTGCGGCTGCTCGAGGTCCTCGTGGAGCACCACGTGCCCACCTGGCTCATCGTGAGCGAGCACGGCGCGCGGCTGCTC from Gemmatimonadales bacterium includes:
- a CDS encoding UbiA-like polyprenyltransferase, which translates into the protein MTAREGQTFAGESLVVRYANLVKLPHTVFALPFALLGVLAASWRAAVTWRVVALVVVAFSAARWVAMAFNRIADRWYDARNPRTQSRELPRGALTPAQAWASVVVAAALFVAAAALLNPLCLALSPVAIAWIMVYSLSKRFTWWPHLWLGLGLAIAPVGGYLAVTGRWSDPAWLLVAIVVGVATWVAGFDIFYAMPDASFDRAHGLRSAVVRLGIPRSILAAKLLHGITIPALALFGWGAGFGGLYYVGLIVAAAILCYEHSLVRPGDLSRLDLAFFTMNGVMSLTVFGFALADRLVA